ACGAGATCGACCGGTTCGTCTCCGTGCTCGACTCGCGCTCGGAGTCGATCACCTCCGCGATCGACTCCCTCAACGACCTGGCGGTCACGCTCGACAAGGACAAGTCGAAGATCGCCAACGCGCTCGAAGGGCTCTCGCCGGGCATGCGGGTGCTCGTCGAGCAGCGGCCCCAGCTGGTCGCCATGCTCGAGGCGCTCGACAGGCTCGCCAACGTCACGGTGCGCACCCTGAACGCCGCCCAGGACGACATCGTCGCCGACCTGAAGCTGCTCGACCCGATCCTCGATCAGCTCGCCAAGGCCGGCTCCGACCTGCCGTATGCGCTCGAGATCCTCTTCACCTACCCGTTCCCCGACGAGGTGCTCAATGCGATCCGGGGCGACTACATGAACCTGTTCATGCTCACGAACTTCCGAACTCCCGCCGACTGCGAAGCCAAGGGTTGTGACTGGCTGCAGCCGGCGGTGGCAGGGGGATCCGGCGGCTCGGCCCCCTCCCAGGCCGGGTCGCCGGGTGCGCCGGGGCTGCTGCCCTCGACGTCGTCGTCGGTGCCGGGCTCCTCCTCGCCGTCCATGCCCGGGCCCTCGATCATCCCCACCACGCCCGGCTCCTCGTCGCCCTCGACCTCCGACCCGTCCTCCGGTGATCCCGACCCCGACACGTCGACCTCGCCGAGCGATCCCTCGAGCTCGGGTTCGCCGTCGGAGTCGCCGACCGACCCGACGACCGAACCGGAAGCGCCCTCGACCCAGAACACACCCGACGGTGCCGACGGCGGCGCCGTAGAAGGGAGCCCGTGATGCAGCGACTCACCGGAGGCGTACGCGTCAAGCTCGGGCTCTTCGTCGCCCTGGCGCTCGTGGGCACCAGCTACGTCGGCGCGCGCTACGTCGGTCTGGACCTGCTCGACGACCCCTACCAGGTCGAGGTGTCGCTGCCCGAGGGCGGCGGGCTCTTCGTCAACTCCGAGGTGACCTACCGCGGCGTGCCCGTGGGTGAGGTGACCTCCCTGGAGGCGAAGGCCGACGGCGTACGGGCTCTCCTCGAGATCAAGAGCGACGCACCCGCGATCCCCGCCGACGTCACGGTGAAGGTCGCCAACCGGTCGGCCATCGGCGAGCAGTATCTCGACATGCGCGGTGGTGCCGTCGGTTCCGATCATCTCTCCGACGGCGACCGGCTCTCCGCCGGCGAGGAGGCGCTTCCGTACGAGGCCGCTCGGGTCATCGAGAGCGGTCGCGACCTAGTGGCGTCGGTGCCGCAGGACGCGCTGAAGACGACGATCGACGAGTCCTACCTGCTCTCCCAGGGCGCGGGCTCGGACCTGCGGAGGCTGATCGACACCTCCACCCAGTTCCACCAGGAGGCCGACGAGAGCTTCCTGGTCTCGGCGAGCCTGATCCGCAACTCCGGGCAGGTGCTCGAGACGCAGGAGGAGTCGGCGGCCAGCATCAAGGCGTGGAGCAACGACCTCTCGCTCTTCTCCGACACCCTGGCCGACTCTGACAAGGACCTGCGTGACCTGATCGGCGCGACTCCCGGGGCCACCCAGGAGGTCTCGCGGCTGGTCAAGGAGGTCGGCGGCCCGCTCGGCATCCTGATGAGCAACCTGGTCACGCCGGCCCAGCTCTTCGGCACCAACGCCGCGGCGCTGGAGTCGACCTTCGTGACCGTGCCCGAGGCGGTCAGCATCGGCTGGGCGGTCAACAGCTCGAAGGGGCTTCGGCTGAGCCTGATGCCGTCGTTCTTCAACCCGCTCCCGTGCGTCTCCGGCTACCAGGGCACCGACCTGCGTGCCGGCACCGATGTGAGCAAGGGCAAGCCGTTCAACACCGCGGCCGGCTGCGACACCGTGCCGAAACCGAAGACCGTTAAAGCCAAGACAGCCGAGCCGCGGACGGTTACCGTCCCTGAGACGCTCGCCGGACTGATGGGGGAGTGATGAGAGCAACGAAGTCGCCGGAGGTCGAGCCCATCGAGGCCGAGCCCGCTGGTCGAGAACGAACGGAGCCGCCGGTGGTCGAGGCGAAGTCGCCGACGGTCAAGGTCGTCGAGACCACGAAGGAGCCGAGGTCGACGCGGGAGCGCGTGCTGACCTGGGGCGTCCCGGCCGTCGTGCTGTGCGTGCTGGTCGCCGGGCTCGTGAGCTGGTGGCGCGCGACCGGTCACGACCAGGAGATGGTCGACGACGCCGCCCGCCGCGACCGGGTGCTGATCGTGGCGACCAGTAACATCGAGACGCTCAACTCGCTCGACTACCGCAAGGTCGACGAGGGCCTGAAGAGCTGGGCGGAGGTCACCACCGGCACCCTCCACGACCAGCTCGCCGAGGTCTCCGACGACGAGCGCAAGCTGCTCGCCGACCAGCAGAAGATCTCCTCCGGGTCGGTGATGGACGCGGCAATGACCGACTTCGACGACAACAGCGCGACCGTGATCGCGGCCGTCGAGATCACCGTGAAGGACGGCGCCGACGCCGACGCCGAGCCGACCGTCAAGCGCAACAGATTCTCCGCCGACCTGGTCAAGGTGGGCGATCAGTGGCTCCTCGAGAGCCTCGAGCAGGTAGCGGTGAACATGTCATGACCGGGTCTCTTCGCCGCTGGGCGCCCTACATTCTCGCGTTCGTCCTGGTCCTGGGCCTCGGGGCCTTCTGGCAGGCCCACCGGGCGCGCAACACCGACCACGTCGGCAACCGGGCGGTCGTCGACACCAAAGCCACCTCCGAGGTGCAGTCGGCGGTCTCGACCGGCCTGGCGCAGGTCTTCTCCTACAACTTCTCCGACCCGAAGCCGACCGCGGCCGCCGCCGACGAGTTCCTGGCCGGCGACGCGCGCAAGGACTACGACCTGCTGTTCAAGCAGCTCGAGAAGAAGGCGCCCGGTCAGAAGCTGACCCTCAGCGCCCAGGTGCAGGTCGCCGCGGTCAAGACGCTCGACGCCGACTCCGCCGAGCTGCTCGTCTTCCTCGACCAGGCCACCCAGCGCTCCACGGACAAGGAGTCGTCCATCTCGGCGGCGCAGCTCACCGTGGAGGCCGCGAAGGTCGACGGCACGTGGAAGGTGACCGGGCTCGACCCTCTCTGAGCTTTCTCCGGCCTTGGGGCAATTTGGCAAACTTGAGTGGAACACACTCAACTTTGGATGTGTTGAGATAAGTGCGGGTGACACGCACTCGCGGCATACCCAGGCGTCCCAGGAGGAGTGCAGACACAGATGAGCCAGTTTTCGGCCGACAAGTTCACCACCAAGGCCCGTGAGGCGATCGAGGCCGCCCAGCTGTCCGCCACCACGGCGGGCAACACCACCACGGAGCCGATCCATCTGCTCGTCGCGCTGCTGCAGCAGGACGAGGGCACCGCGAGGTCGATGGTCAACAAGTCGGGCGTCGACGCCGACGAGGTGCTCCGGCTCGCGACCGCCGAGCTCGACGGTCTCCCGCGGGCCAGCGGGTCCACGGTGCAGCAGCCCGCCGCCTCCGGTGGGCTGACCCGGGTGCTGGCCGGCGCGATCACGCTGGCCACGTCGTTGAAGGACGACTACGCCGCCACCGAGCACCTGCTCATCTCGCTCGCGACCGTCGAGTCGTCGGCGCAGAAGGTGCTCAAGGACGTCGGGCTCACCGAGAAGGGCATGCGTGAGTCGCTGAAGGCCGTGCGCGGCAACCGCCGGGTGACGTCGCAGGATGCCGAGGACTCCTACGAGGCGCTCGAGAAGTACTCCCAGGACCTCACCGATGCCGCCGAGCGCGGCAAGCTCGACCCGGTGATCGGGCGCGACTCCGAGATCCGCCGGGTCGTCCAGGTGCTGTCGCGGCGTACGAAGAACAACCCGGTGCTCATCGGTGAGCCCGGTGTCGGCAAGACGGCGGTCGTCGAAGGGCTCGCGCAGCGGATCATCGCGGGCGACGTACCCGACTCGCTGAAGGGCCGTCGTGTGCTCTCGCTCGACCTGGCGGCGATGGTCGCCGGGGCGCAGTATCGCGGGCAGTTCGAGGAGCGGCTCAAGGCCGTGCTGGAGGAGATCAAGGCCGCCGAGGGGCAGGTCATCACCTTCATCGACGAGCTGCACACCGTCGTCGGCGCGGGCGCCGGTGGCGACTCCGCGATGGACGCCGGCAACATGCTCAAGCCGATGCTCGCGCGCGGTGAGCTGCATATGATCGGCGCGACCACGCTCGACGAATACCGCGAGCGGATCGAGAAGGATCCGGCCCTGGAGCGTCGCTTCCAGCAGGTCTTCGTGGGCGAGCCGTCGGTGGAGGACACCGTGCAGATCCTGCGCGGGATCCAGGAGAAGTACGAGGCCCACCACGGCGTGCGTATCACCGACGCCGCGCTGGTGGCTGCCGCCTCGCTCTCCGACCGCTACATCACCGGGCGGCAGCTTCCCGACAAGGCGATCGACCTCATCGACGAGGCCGCGTCGCGGCTGCGGATGGAGATCGAGTCGTCTCCGGAGGAGATCGACCAGCTCCGGCGCGCCGTCGACCGGTTGAAGATGGAGGAGTTCGCGCTCTCCAAGGAGTCCGACGACGCCTCGCTGGAGCGCCACGCCGCGCTGCGCAAGGAGCTCGCCGACAAGGAGGAGTCGTTGCGCGGGCTCGAGGCTCGCTGGGAGCGGGAGAAGGCCTCGCTCGAGGGCGAAGGTGCTTTGCGCAAGCAGCTCGACGCGCTGCGCAGCGAGGCCGAGAGGCTGCAGCGTGAGGGGTCGTTGGGCGAGGCGTCCGAGATCCTCTACGGCAAGATCCCGGTGCTCGAGGAGCAGATCGCCGCGGCGGCTGCTGCCGAGGACGAGGTCACCGACCGGCTGGTCGGTGAGGAGGTCGCGGCCCAGCAGATCGCCGAGGTGGTCGAGGCGTGGACCGGCATCCCGACCGGCAAGATGCTCCAGGGCGAGCAGGCCAAGCTGCTCGAGATGGAGGCCGAGATCGGGCAGCGGCTGATCGGCCAGCGCTCCGCGGTGACCGCGGTCGCTGACGCCGTACGCCGCTCGCGTGCGGGCATCGCCGACCCCAACCGGCCCACCGGTTCGTTCCTGTTCCTGGGACCGACGGGCACGGGCAAGACCGAGCTGGCCAAGTCGCTGGCCGACTTCCTCTTCGACGACGAGCGCGCGATCGTGCGTATCGACATGTCGGAGTACGCCGAGAAGCACTCGGTCGCTCGTCTGGTCGGAGCGCCTCCGGGCTACGTCGGCTACGACGAGGGCGGTCAGCTGACCGAGGCCGTGCGACGTCGCCCCTACTCGGTGGTGCTGCTCGACGAGGTCGAGAAGGCACACCCCGAGGTCTTCGACATCCTGCTCCAGGTGCTCGACGACGGTCGCCTGACCGACGGCCAGGGTCGCACCGTCGACTTCCGCAACACGCTCCTCATCCTCACCTCCAACCTCGGTTCCAACTTCCTGGTCGACCCGGTGATGGAGGAGCACGAGAAGCACGAGTCGGTGATGGCGGTGGTGCGGGCCTCGTTCAAGCCCGAGTTCCTCAACCGTCTCGACGAGGTGGTCATGTTCGACGCGCTGTCGTTGACCGACCTCACCAGGATCGTCGACATCCAGCTCGGCCTCCTGGAGAAGCGTCTGGCCGTACGCCGCATCTCGATCTCCGTCACGCCCGCCGCGCGGGAGTGGCTGGCCGAGGCAGGCTACGACCCGGCGTACGGTGCCCGGCCGCTGCGCCGCCTCATCCAGTCCGCCATCGGCGACCCGCTCGCCCGGATGCTCATCGGCGGCGAGGTCACCGACGGCGGCGAGGTCCACGTCGACCGCGACCCCTCCGGCGACGGCCTCACCCTCGAGGTCTGACCCACCACCCATCCCCTGCCGAGGAGTCACCCCCGCAGGCCGAGAAGTCACTCCTGCAGGTCGAGTGGGCATCCAGGTGCCCACTCGACCTGCGAACGTGACTTCTCGGCGGTCGATAATCTCCTCATATGCGGCGAGGACGGATCATCCTGCTCAACGGGGCATCGAGCTCGGGCAAGAGCAGCATCGGACGCGAGCTGCTGCCACTTCTCGACGACCCGTGGTTCCTGATGCCGGTCGACGAGATCAGCGGCATGCGATCGACCGTGCACGCGCGTGATCTCGACGATGCCCAGATCGCGCAGATGCTGCGGCGCACCCGGCTCGGCTATCACCGAGCGGTCGCGGCCATGGCCTCGGTCGGCAACGACGTGATCATGGACTATCCGCTCAGCGAGTCCTGGCGTATCGACGACCTCGTCGAGGTGCTCGAGGGGTTCGACGTCACTCTCGTCGAGGTCTGGTGCTCACCCGAGGAGCTCGAGCGGCGCGAGACGGCACGCGGAGACCGCCCCTCCGGCCTGGCCCGCTCGCAGAACCTCGTCTACACCCATGCGTACGACCTCCGCGTCGACACCACCGCCACCCCTCCCGCCGCCTGCGCACACACGATCGCCGAAGCCCTGCAGACCCCCACGATCCCCAGGACTCCGAAGGCCTTCGACCGCCTCCGATCCCACGCCGAGAAGTCACTCCTGCAGGCCGAGTAGTGACGGGCGACGGTCGAGAGGTCACGTCTGCAGGCCGAGAGGTCACTTCTGCAGGTCGAGGAGTCACCCGCGTGACTACTCGACCTGCAGAAGCGACTCCTCGACGTACGGCGGTGACGTCTCGGCCTGCAGACGTGACTCTTCGGCCTGCAGGAGTGACTTCTCGACGGGCGGGGTGGGGGTTGTCGACGGGTGGGGGTGAGGGGAGTTGGGGCGGATGAGAAAATGGTTCCCGACATGTCTGAAACAAAGGTTCCCCGCCCAGGTCAGGCCACCCTCGCCGGGTGGCTCATCGTGCTCGGTTCGCTGCTTACGGTGGTGGCGGCCTGGGACCAGATCTCGGGGCTGCGCAGCCTCGACACCCGGGAGCGGGTGGAGAAGGTGCTCTCCGAGCCCCCGCTGGCAGGCTCGGGGATCGGTCTCGACAGCATCCTCGACTTCATGCACGTGGCGGCGCTGGTCACCGGGGCGTTCGCGGCGGCGGCGGTGATCCTCGGGTGGCACGTGCTGCAGCGCAGCAAGCAGGCACGGCTCGCGCTCACCATCATCGCGGCGCCGCTCTTCTTCGGCGGCATGTTCGGCGGCGGCTTCTGGTCGACGTTGGCAGCGGTCGCCGTCATCCTGCTGTGGATGTCGCCCACCCGCGACTGGTTCGACGGAGTCTCACCGACCAAGCGTGAGGCCGAGGGCGGGGGAGACCCGGACCAGAAGACGTACGTCCCGCCGGCTCCGCCGCAGGCCACCGACCCGAGCACCGGGTCGGCCCCCGACTCGACCACTGACTCGACTTCCGACTCGACTCCTGGCACGGTTCGCCTCTCGGAGCGGCAGCCGCCGCCGTGGGCCGGCCCGATGGTTCACGCGAAGACCACGAGCAGCACGCGCCGACCGGGCGCGGTGATGGCCGCGGCGGCGCTGACCTGGATCGGGTCCGGGGTCACCGCGCTGATGATGATCGCCTCGGCGGTCACCGCGACCGCCAACCCCGATCTGATCCTCGAGCAGGTGCGCAAGCAGGCGGAGAGCGACGCGGCCACGCGCGAGATGGCCAAGCTCTACACGACCGACATCATCATCGCCTCGGCCTGGTCGATGGCGATCCTGGTGACGCTGGTGTGCGTCGCGGCGGCAGTCTTCGCCGTCCTTGCGCTCCGCCGCTACGCGTGGGCGCGGATCGCGCTGATGATCACCGCCGGGCTCGCGGCACTCGCGCTGCTCCTCTTCGCGCTGGCCTTCCCGCCCGCCGTCGCCATCTCCCTCGCCGCGGTCGCGACCTTCTCGTTCCTGCTGCGTCCGGAGACGGCTGCCTGGTTCCGCAGCCGCGGCGACGACGCCACCCGGTAAGTCCCGACCGGTAAGCCCCGACCGATAAGCCCCGACCGGACAAAGACCCGACCCGATATACAGCAGCCGGTGAGACCACCGGCCGGATAGGCTCCGCGGCATGTCAGATCAGTACGGCTCCTTCGACAACCCCTACGGCGGAAAGCCGCCGTTCGAGGGTCAGGAGCCGCCTGTGCAACAGCCCGTCCCGCCTCCGCCCCCGACGCCGTACGCCCCGAACCAGCCGCAGGGGTGGGGTCAGGTCCCGCCGGGCTACGGTCAGGCGCCCCCGGGGTACGGCCAGGTGCCTCCGGGCTACGCCCAGCCCCAACCGGGATACGGCCAGCCCCCGGCGTACCTTCCCTATTACCCGCCGAAGCAGGTCGATCCCGACGCCCGTCCGGGCACGGTGACCGCGGCCGCGGTGATGACGATCGTGGGCGCCGTGATCTCGTTGTTGATCTCGCTGTTCATGGTCCCGGCAGGCATCGCCGACTACAACGACCCGTCGTCCTCCGACAAGGGCGTCACCCTGACGATGGTGATCTGGTTCGTCGTGTGCGGCGTGCTGAGCCTGGCCGCGATCCCGCTCGGGATCATCGTGCTGTTCCGCTCGAAGGTCGCTCGGATCCTGCTCACCGTCATCGGCTCGATCGCCGCGCTGCTCTCGATCTTCGTGGTGCTCTACCCGGCGCTGATCATCACCGCGCTGGTGATGTTGTACGCCGGCAGAGCAGGCGCCTGGTTCGCCCGGCGTGCGCCGGGCGACCCCTGGCAGCAACCGGTCGTGGCGCCGCCGGGCACGACGCCGCCGACCCACCAGCGTTACTAGCCGACGAGCGAGTCGTCCTTGGCGCCGTTCTTGCGGCCCCGCACCATCTTGTAGACCCGCACGGCGATCCAGGCGACGACGGCGACCGCGACGACGACGATGACGATGTTCTGGAAGCGGCCGACGATGGGCTCGACCTTCTCCCAGTTGTCGCCGAGCTGGTAGCCGGCGACGACGAAGATGGTGTTCCAGATCGCGGAGCCGATGGTGGTGAGGACGAGGAACTTCCAGATCGGCATCCGGGTGACGCCGGCGGGCACGGAGATCAGGGAGCGGAAGATCGGGATGAAGCGGCCGAAGAAGACCGTCCAGGCGCCGTACTTCTCGAAGAACGCCTCGGTCTTCTCCAGGTCGGAGGTCTTGACCAGCGGCAGTTTCTCGCCCACCCAGTAGACGCGGTCGCGCCCGATGAGCGCGCCGACGAGGTAGAGCGCGAGCGCACCGACGACGGAGCCGAGCGTGGTCCAGATCAGCGCTTCGGCGATCGTGAAACGGCCCTGGGCGGCGGTGAATCCGGCCAGCGGCAGGATGATCTCGGAGGGCAGCGGCGGGAAGAGGTTCTCCAGCGCGATGCCGAGGCCGGCGCCGACCGGGCCGAGCTTGTCCATCAGGTCGACGGCCCAGCCGGCGACGCCGGTGAGCTCCTCGGTCTGGGTGGCGGCGGTGAGGATCATGATGCTCGCTTCTCGGGATCAGGGGTGTCGGTGGCCGGGCGGCCGAAGCCTAGCGACCCAACATGAAGGATCTATGAAGCGGTGTTGACCGCGTCCAGGTCCGCCCGGGTCAGCACCGACCGGACCTCCAGCGAGACGTCACGCAGCGACTCCCCGGGCTCCGGCGACCGGTCGATCGCACACACGACGGTGTCGACGATCGCACCGAGCGGACGCAACGCGTTGACGGCGTCGCGCACCGCACCGCCGGAGGTGATCACGTCCTCGATCAGCGTCACCTTCTTCCCGGAGAAGGAAGGGCCCTCGGCGAGCTTGGCGGTGCCGTACTCCTTGGCCTTCTTGCGGATGAAGATCGCCGGGATACCGGTCTTGGCCGACACCATCGTCACGATCGGGATGCCGCCGAGCTCGAGGCCGCCGAGGAGTTCGGTGCCTTCGGGCAGCAGCTCGACGATGCGAGCAGCGACCCGCTCGAGGAGCTCGGGGGAGGCCTCGAAGAGGTATTTGTCGAAGTAGGTGTCGCTGACCTGCCCCGAGCGGAGCGTGAACTCCCCGTGGAGGCGGCAGGTGGCGTCGATGTCGGCGGCGAGGGCGGCGTCGGTTGTCACGGGCCATAGCCTAAGTCCCATGAGCGAGGGCGAGGTACCGACCATCGGCAGTACGACCGCGCGACGACTCCAGGGCATCCCGCCGACGATCTTCGCCGAGATGTCGGCCCTGGCCGTGGCCACGGGCGCGGTCAACCTCGGCCAGGGCTTCCCCGACGTGGACGGCCCGGCCGAGATCATCAAGGAGGCCGTCGCCGCGTTGGAGAGCGGGCGCAACCAGTACGCGCCCGGCCCGGGCGTCCCGGCGCTGCGCGAGGCCGTCGCGGCCCACCAGCGACGCCACTACGGCCTCGCCTTCGACCCCGCCCGTGAGGTCGCTGTCACCACCGGCGCCACCGAGGGCATCGCCGCCGCCATCCTCGCCCTGGTCGACCCGGGCGACGAGGTGATCCTCGTCGAGCCCTACTACGACAGCTACCCGGCGATGGTGCAGTTCGCCGGCGGCGTACGTCGCCCGGTGACCCTCAGTCTCGACGCCTCCGCGCCGGGCGGGAGGCTGCCGCGCGAGGCGCTCGAGGCGGCCGTCTCGGCGAAGACCAAGCTCCTCATGCTCAACACCCCGCACAACCCGACCGGCACCGTGCTCACCCGCGACGAGCTGGAGACCGTCGCCGCCTTCGCGCGCGACCACGACCTGACGGTGGTCTCCGACGAGGTCTACGAGCACCTCACCTTCGACGCCATGGCGCACATCCCGATCGCGACCCTCGACGGGATGCGCGAGCGCACCCTGACCCTGTCGAGCATCGGCAAGTCGTTCTCCTTCACCGGTTGGAAGGTCGGCTGGGCCACCGGCCCCGAGCGTCTCGTGCAGGCGCTGCTGGCGGCCAAGCAGTGGATGACGTTCACCTCCGGTGCGCCGCTGCAGCCTGCGGCTGCGTACGCCCTCGATCATCTCGACGGCTGGCCGAAGGAGCTCGCCCACGATCTGCAGGGGCGCCGCGACCTGCTCTGCGCCGGGCTGCGTGAGATCGGCCTCGACGTGACGATCCCGGAGGGCACCTACTTCGCCGTCTCCGACGTCGAGGAGCTGGGCTGGGCCGACTCGCTGGAGTTCTGCCGGGCGCTGCCCGAGCGGGCCGGGGTCGTGGCCGTGCCGCTCCAGGGCTTCTATGACACGGATGCCGGGAAACACCTGGTCAGGTGGACCTTCACCAAGCAGCGCGACGTGATCGAGGAGGCGTTGGAGCGACTCTCGAACGGGCGGCTCGCCCGCTAGTGATCAGCTAGTGATCAGCTAGTGATCAGCAGGGTCGCGGTCCACGGGAGCCGAAGCGGTCTCGCCGCGGTCGGCGGTGGCCGCGGCCGAGCCGTGCCGCCGACGCCACCACTCCACCATCGCCGGCACGAAAGCGAGCGCGAAGAGCAGCAGCACCAGATAGTCGATGTTGTCGGCCAACCATGGCCAGCGTGATCCCACGAAGAAGCCGAACAGGGTCACGCTGAGCACCCACATCACGCCACCGACGAGGCTCCAGAAGTAGAACCGCCGCCGGTCCATCCGGGTGACCCCGGCGACCACGGTGACATAGGTGCGTACGAACGCGACGAACCTGCCGATGACCAGCGCCTTGTTGCCGTGCTTGTCGAAGAACGTGCGGGTCTGGTCGATGTGTCGTCGCTTGATGAAGCGGTTGTCGCTCCGATAGAGCCCCGGCCCGATCCTGCGGCCGATCTCGTAGCCGGTGACGTTGCCGGCGAAGGCGGCCGCCAGGAAGAAGAGCATCGCGATCACGATCTCGACGCCGGGCGGGCCAGGGAAGATGTCGATCTTGTCGGTCGCGATGAAGACACCGAGCGCGACCAGCAGGCTGTCACCGGGCAGGAACGGGAAGAAGAGACCGCACTCGATGAAGATGATGAACAGGCTGATCCAGAAGAGCGGCTCGCCGAAAGTGGCCAGCAGAAAGTCTGGGCTCATCCATTCGAGGCCGGCCAGCATCGGCGCCGAAACGCCCGCACCCATCACACCGCCCACGGTACCCATAGGTAACAACTCTTGTTGTCGAATAACCTGTCCAGTCGATGAACCAGACACCGCCGCCCGAGGGCGATCCCAGAGCTCCGTACGACCCGATGCCCCACGGGCAGCCCGAGGTCGGGCTCGGCCCGTGGGAGGGGGAGTGGCCCGACGGCGAGCAGTGGGACCCGGAGCTGCTGGCCGCCGGTGACCGCCGCAACGTGGTCGATCGTTACCGTTACTGGAGGCTCGAGGCGATCGTCGCCGACCTCGACCAGCGCCGCCACACCTTCCACGTCGCGATCGAGAACTGGCAGCACGACTTCAACATCGGCACCATCGTCCGCACCGCCAACGCCTTCCTCGCCGCCGAGGTGCACATCGTCGGCAACCGTCGCTGGAACCGTCGCGGCGCGATGGTCACCGACCGTTACCAGCACGTGCACCACCACCCCGACGTGCCCGCGCTCGCCGCCTACCTGCACGAACGAGACGTACGCCTCCTCGGCATCGACAACCTGCCGGGATCGCTCCACCTGGAGACGATGGCGCTGCCGGAGAAGGTCTGCTTCCTCTTCGGCCAGGAGGGCCCGGGGCTCTCCGAGCAGGCCCGCGACAGCGTCGACGGCACCTTCTCGATCGCCCAGTTCGGCTCGACGCGCTCGATCAACGCCTCCGCCGCGGCCGCGATCGCGATGCACTCCTGGATCGTCCAGCATGCCGATCTCTCCGCCGAGGAGGCATGGCGCGGCTGACGAGCGAGCCGGTTCGGTACAGGTGTTACGCCCGTCAGGCTGATCCGCTAAAGTTAACCGCGGGTCGCCCGGACGTCGCGCTCTTCTCGAGCGTGTGGCCTCGGGGCCGGGCGGCAGCGGGGGCGGTCAGCGCCTCTGGATCCGATAGCGGATCTTCACCTGCTCGCCGCTCTGCGAGACGTCGATGACCTGCATCCGCTCGCTGGTGATGCGCCGGGGGAGAAGCGGCGCGCCCGCTCCGAGAGTGACCGGGCAGATCCCCGCCACCACCTCGTCGAGCAGCCCGGCGTCGTCGAACTGACCGACCAGGTCGCCGCCGCCCACCAGCCAGATCCCGCCGTCGACGGCCGCCGCGATCTCGTCGTAGACGGGCTTCACCTCGCCCTGCACGAAGTGCACCTGCGTGCCCTGGACCTCCGGCAGGTCGGTCGCGTGCGTGAACACCCACACCGGCCGCTCGTCGTAGAACTCCCGCCACTGCTCCGGTCCGGTCAGCATCTCCGGGTGGCGGTCGATCATCCAGCGGTACGTCGTGCCGCCCATCACCAGCGCCGCCGACTCCGCCATCAGCCGCTCCCACGACGTCTCGTCGTCGCCGTGCGGCGTCTCGAAGAGCCAGTCGAGGGAGCTGTTCTCGTCGGCGATGTAGCCGTCCAGCGATGTCGCGGTGAAGTAGGTGACCTTGGGCATGACGTCGACGCTAGACCTGCCGTGCGGCGTACGCCTGACCGTTCTTGCTCTGTCCGCCGCGGCCCCGACGACCGCCGCGGCCGCCACGAGAGCTGCGCCGGCGCCGGTGACAGATCGGTTGTCCTGGTTGATCGATCCAACCGCGGTCGTTGGGTGGGGTGGCCGGGGGTCGCATTACGCTGGCCACCAGCGCCCCGGTCGATAAACGGATCTCAAGGAGACCCCCAGATGCCCATCGCCACCCCCGAGAAGTACGCCGAGATGCTCGCGACAGCGAAGGAGAAGGGGTTCGCCTTCCCGGCGATCAACGTCTCCTCGTCGCAGACGCTCAACGCGGCGCTGGCCGGCTTCGCGGAGGCCGGCTCGGACGGCATCATCCAGATCTCCACGGGCGGCGCCGAATACCTCTCCGGCCCCACGGTCAAGAACATGGTGACCGGCTCGGTGGCCTTCG
The sequence above is drawn from the Nocardioides albertanoniae genome and encodes:
- a CDS encoding MCE family protein, with protein sequence MAGTRARALAAVLGAAALTLSGCGLGSIGGGVYEAPLPGGADVGDDPITMSAEFADVLDLVPQSSVKVDNVSVGRVSKIRLTENGRSARVSLVVRDDVSLPAGTTARLQQTSLLGEKYVALIRPTTPVAGEPLGDGSVLGRGDTAAAAQVEEVLGALSMVLNSGGIAQFQEISRELQKVSDGKPEEIKAFLHEIDRFVSVLDSRSESITSAIDSLNDLAVTLDKDKSKIANALEGLSPGMRVLVEQRPQLVAMLEALDRLANVTVRTLNAAQDDIVADLKLLDPILDQLAKAGSDLPYALEILFTYPFPDEVLNAIRGDYMNLFMLTNFRTPADCEAKGCDWLQPAVAGGSGGSAPSQAGSPGAPGLLPSTSSSVPGSSSPSMPGPSIIPTTPGSSSPSTSDPSSGDPDPDTSTSPSDPSSSGSPSESPTDPTTEPEAPSTQNTPDGADGGAVEGSP
- a CDS encoding MlaD family protein, encoding MQRLTGGVRVKLGLFVALALVGTSYVGARYVGLDLLDDPYQVEVSLPEGGGLFVNSEVTYRGVPVGEVTSLEAKADGVRALLEIKSDAPAIPADVTVKVANRSAIGEQYLDMRGGAVGSDHLSDGDRLSAGEEALPYEAARVIESGRDLVASVPQDALKTTIDESYLLSQGAGSDLRRLIDTSTQFHQEADESFLVSASLIRNSGQVLETQEESAASIKAWSNDLSLFSDTLADSDKDLRDLIGATPGATQEVSRLVKEVGGPLGILMSNLVTPAQLFGTNAAALESTFVTVPEAVSIGWAVNSSKGLRLSLMPSFFNPLPCVSGYQGTDLRAGTDVSKGKPFNTAAGCDTVPKPKTVKAKTAEPRTVTVPETLAGLMGE
- a CDS encoding chloramphenicol phosphotransferase CPT family protein; this encodes MRRGRIILLNGASSSGKSSIGRELLPLLDDPWFLMPVDEISGMRSTVHARDLDDAQIAQMLRRTRLGYHRAVAAMASVGNDVIMDYPLSESWRIDDLVEVLEGFDVTLVEVWCSPEELERRETARGDRPSGLARSQNLVYTHAYDLRVDTTATPPAACAHTIAEALQTPTIPRTPKAFDRLRSHAEKSLLQAE
- the clpB gene encoding ATP-dependent chaperone ClpB; its protein translation is MSQFSADKFTTKAREAIEAAQLSATTAGNTTTEPIHLLVALLQQDEGTARSMVNKSGVDADEVLRLATAELDGLPRASGSTVQQPAASGGLTRVLAGAITLATSLKDDYAATEHLLISLATVESSAQKVLKDVGLTEKGMRESLKAVRGNRRVTSQDAEDSYEALEKYSQDLTDAAERGKLDPVIGRDSEIRRVVQVLSRRTKNNPVLIGEPGVGKTAVVEGLAQRIIAGDVPDSLKGRRVLSLDLAAMVAGAQYRGQFEERLKAVLEEIKAAEGQVITFIDELHTVVGAGAGGDSAMDAGNMLKPMLARGELHMIGATTLDEYRERIEKDPALERRFQQVFVGEPSVEDTVQILRGIQEKYEAHHGVRITDAALVAAASLSDRYITGRQLPDKAIDLIDEAASRLRMEIESSPEEIDQLRRAVDRLKMEEFALSKESDDASLERHAALRKELADKEESLRGLEARWEREKASLEGEGALRKQLDALRSEAERLQREGSLGEASEILYGKIPVLEEQIAAAAAAEDEVTDRLVGEEVAAQQIAEVVEAWTGIPTGKMLQGEQAKLLEMEAEIGQRLIGQRSAVTAVADAVRRSRAGIADPNRPTGSFLFLGPTGTGKTELAKSLADFLFDDERAIVRIDMSEYAEKHSVARLVGAPPGYVGYDEGGQLTEAVRRRPYSVVLLDEVEKAHPEVFDILLQVLDDGRLTDGQGRTVDFRNTLLILTSNLGSNFLVDPVMEEHEKHESVMAVVRASFKPEFLNRLDEVVMFDALSLTDLTRIVDIQLGLLEKRLAVRRISISVTPAAREWLAEAGYDPAYGARPLRRLIQSAIGDPLARMLIGGEVTDGGEVHVDRDPSGDGLTLEV